TGCTAGAATGTAATCAGATATGTAAGTTAAGGAGTTTGGCTTGGCCACATTTACCTTTTCAGTTAGGGCGTTTAGTCACCCTTCGGGCTCTATTAGTGATTGGTGGCAAAACCCACCCTTCCTGCTCAGGATATACAACACATGATAAGGAAGGTAGCTCGGAGCTACTTCAGTGGGTCATTTACCAAATGAGGGGCTGTGGCTGGTTTGTGGGACAGTGATTAGAATCCTGCTCTCAATTGTGAGGTGGTGAGGAAGCAAGCcatgaaaacatgttttcttctgttccaaGCCTGGCTTAAATAGTTGGGTAACAATGCTGCTACTACCGTGAGTGGTATCCTgttgtcactgctgctgctggggtaggTGAATGAAAAAACTGGCTTTGACACCCATTGTGGGTTTAGCACAGTCTAGATGTGTGTAACCCCTACGTTGGACcgttttctgccttcttttccccatgttttttttttttttgttgcttgttttttaaaggtTGGTAGGTTTCCCTGTCCTATGTTATAATAAGTGGTTATGATTCAATCACAATATATCTAAGGATTATCTGGAAACTTGGGCAGAATTCCACTGGAAAAATCAAGTTCCAGAGAGGAGCAGATCAATTTGTCTGAATATCATTGAGAATGATCTCTGGGTTTTACTTGTGTACCAGACACTTGTGTTTATCATCTCAGGGTGTGCTGAGCAAGGCGGTGAACTGGAGAGAGCTAgagaaacagtattttacaCAAACTGTTTATGAAGAAGAAATCATTCAAATGCTTGAATACTGTGGAGTAAGTATCGTTTATATTATCTATTGGCTAATACTGCTGATCTTACAAATAATGTCACTTCTTTTTACTTTCAGTAAAAGTAGCCAATTGTTAACTAAACCATGTTTGCCTGTTGTTTCCATAACGAAGCAACAACGTAAGGAAACAAACCTTTGATAAATTTAATCTTTAAAGGAAAaccttctgaaaaacagaagttaatgTTTTGTGTGTACAATGTGTGTTAAGTATAGACATTGCTACAAGTTTTTTCCCATGACTACATGTAGTGTAATCTGcaacataaaattaatttaatcaaAACATTGACACTGTAGATAACATTTCCCAGTAACTGGCTTTATAGTCTGGAAAGCCAATAGCCTGGCATGTAAACattaaaacataatttattGCCCTTTGAAGCAACTGCTTCCAAATATTCAGTGCtgtagaatatttttaatacatagcAACATTAAGTTACTTTTCTAGGTCTCTCTATTTCTGTTTTTGTGGGTGATGTTAGCCCTTCCTCAGTTTTAGACTTTTAATGCACAGGCATTTGAGATACACATGAGGGAGAGCTTTGTAATCAGCTACTTCCTCCTTACGAAATATAATTTATTGTCTATGTATTAGTTCTTGCTTTCTTGTCTCTTTTTGCCTAGGGTTGAAAGGCTTTTCCCAAGGGGAATTTTGTTGCTTCATGGCTCTTTTAGATTGGAGTGATAACTTTTTGAGAATTGCTTATATGTTGCAACAATGTCTTCTAGCCAATTCTCATAAATCGCTTTTCCTAAGATTCTTAGCTTTGTGACAGTCCTTTTTCAAATATCTTATGACTGGAGAAGAGGGGCTGGGTTGGAGATAGTTACTTAAGCACTTACCATTTTAAGTAAAATACACACCAGGAACACTGATGGAGCagacaaaaattaaatacttgaaAGATGTTCAGCTTGTGTCTTCCTAGTGGTTAGAGACAGTAGATTTTTTCAGTCCTAAACCTAACATCAGAGCTGGTCACATACGTTTGTTGCTCAGAAATTTAAGCTTAAATGAATGCAATTCAGAGTTTAATAtagaattaaaaccaaacatttgTATAATAAGCTACTACatataattatttcattttttaagccAACAGCAAGGTAGAATGAAATTATCAAGAGGTTATAATGATCAGGATTTAATGCTGGAAATAACAAGTACTGTGAACAGTAcagtttatatattttttcctttttttgatattgaattaatcttaaaaataagattaacCAACTGTTTTAAAGGGAAACCCTTAATGAATAATGATTGGTTGTCTTTGTTTAGACAGATTCCTTCAAGATGGGACAAGACTTTGTTAAAAACTTCCCCGACAGTGTGGACAGTCTGAAGGATGTGGACATAACTTCAAGAATGTTCAACCTTGACTCCTCAAGCAAAACTGTATCTAAAGAAGCTGTTCACAGCTTTACCACAAGTACTCTAAGTGCCTCATCAGAAAGACTCTTAGCACAAGATGCTCCTAAAATGCAGTGCATAAATCAAACATTTTCAACCAGTAGCAATAGCAATAAAAACTTAACCAGCTCACAAGAACACAGGATaagtaaaaggagaaagagtgaCACTTTACAGAGAGAATCCTTAAGGTTCATGAAAGGAGTAATGGATGAATGTACCCATGTAGCTAACTTCTCaggtatgtatttatttgttttaatgtacAGTTTGGGAAAATTAATAACATGATGGAAAGAAAGgtattttcttcattctctgtTGTTTAAACCTGCTGGCAATTTAGCTGAAATAGGAGAATATCTTGAGTTATCCAGTAGCAGCTCTTTGCCACTCCATTTCctaattgtttttctgtttattattaATGGCCAACTAATGataaagtgaattaaaaaattGCCTTTCAGTACCTTTACTCATTTTTAGCCTGCATTGTGGTCTCTATTTTCAGATATGAGTTAGTGCACATTTGTATTATTTAAgagtaaaaaaaatctgtgtgatGTGAGTAATATCTAGAGGTAGCTAATCTAACAGATTCAAGTAAATCTCGTAAAGCAGAAATCTGTTACTGATTTCAGCTGGAAAGTACCCTAAAAGGGGAGAACCAAGCTTGTATTAGACAACTGTGACTTGTAAAAATACACAGAGGTTCCTATGGGGCTGTCCAGCCTAGTGAGTATTGTGTTTCCCAAGACAGCCATAGAGGGAGCTGTAGCCCAGCAACCCTTAAATCTCATGAACCTGGGTTTCCCTTTGTCTGGGACAAATCCCTTTCAATGGCCCACTTGCAGGCAATGCAAACAAGTGATTTCTTCCTGTTGCTGATTGAAAGGGTTTTGCTGGTGTGAGGGCTCTCAACATGCCCTAGAAACATACTTTGACTTCAGACATGTTTCTGACAGATCTGTCTTTGAATGTCAAAATGTTCTTGATACTGAGACCCTGTGCtacctctttttttaattctggcATTCAGTACTCCACTGAATATACCCAAATATTTCTGCACTAGCACAGATTTCTTGATTTGGACAATTTCTTGATTTGGACAATGTCCCACATCACTGCTAGCCAGGGATGCTTTGTGACAAACACTAGGTAAGTGCTttctttaaagctttaaaagttatttcagtagacagaaaaaaaaccctgtaagcCTTAATTCTAAGTACAAACATTCCTGTTTATCTAGACACTTATCAATGTATCACTTAGCTAAAGGGTTGGCCTTTCTTGAAACTTAAAAGGATCTGTGATCCCAGTGCACTTGTCCAAGTGATGTAGTCCTTTGTGTCACTTGTCTCCTAGATCTCTCCATGCTCTGGGAGACATGCATCTCCTACCACAGTATCCTTGGAGTGTGTCTAGAGAAGAGCTTCAGAAAATCTGCCTAGTAGTCAGATTTCATGGAATATTGAATGGAAAACTAGAATCTATCTTAGCATTACATATCCTCTATATGTGATCTGATATACATGAAAGGAGAGGGTCTAAATTATTTGTGACCCCTCATTATAAAATATCTTGGCTGGCACTCTATCATACTGCATATATTCTTTGTGAAGAGAGAACTGCACTGCgttctaattcatttttgtgttatttttctcaACATCATTTTGTTGTTATGCCTGTTAGTAATGTGATTAGTGCAATTCTGGTTATGAgtaataaatatgtatatatataataataggttggtatttttatgttttaactAAAACATgtaggaagcagaaaaaaagtgaatacaCACTGTACTTTGTCCTCTCATGTTAAAAGTTGTCTTTCTTATTctccttaaggaaaaaagaaatcatatgGAGCTCCTACTTTGTTTAATTTCAGGTGTCTCTTAGTTCtttttgctgaaaacaaaatctcaAAGAATTCATCTGACCGCAGTAGAGTTTTGTTGATAAAGAGGAAAGACAATTCTCATATCATTGACTTGTGAAATTGTCCGCTctaaggaagggaaggggattGATTAGTTTGTTTTTCTACTAATGGCCTCTACTGATTATGGCATCTACTGTAATGTCAGAAAACAGTTAAATTCCACTGGGAGACttcagaaaatataattttattaaagcttagaataatttcatttttttagaaATAGAGAGCAGTTTTAGAACAGAAATCTCAGCTgatgtgtttctgttttttacCTGTGATTAATtcagttttgatttgttttttctttagttcCAGTTGACCCAAGTTTAATCATAGTTGTACAAGCAAAGGAGGACGCATATATTCCTCGAACTGGGGTGCGCAGTCTTCAAGAAATCTGGCCTGGATGTGAAATTAGGTATCTGGACGGAGGTCATGTGAGTGCCTACCTCTTCAAGCAAGGACTCTTCAGGTAAGGTAAATGGGGAAGTTTAACAATAATTGAGAGCTTAAACCCAGAATTTTGAGacacaacattttttttctcaaagtaaGTCTGTAACTATTCTAAAGTAACAAAAATCAAATACTGCTTTGAAGAACAAGTTATCAGATCTGAATTTACTAAATAGTTgttctgttaattttaaaatataaggaATTATTAAGGGTGTACATCCCATTTAGGAGGTctaagcaacaacaaaaaggaatAGCAATTTACAATGTCAGGGTATGCTAACCACTAGTTTAATGCTGTTTAAAACTTCTGAGCCTCATTTGCTCAGAAATTATAAGTTATGCATGTGTCTGACCCATCTCCAGACATGTTTGAGTGGAAAACTCCAAATCTGTTAACGTTTGCACTTGTATTACAGTCGGTAGACAGTTCTACTCATTCCGAAACATAAATATACTTACAGAagtgaaagagaaggagaaaaggttACTTAATATCTCATTCTTATTGAATGCTGTTTCGAAATTGTGATAATAGCtttgtaaatatatttgtaaGTATATGGAAATACGCAACTTGTATCTGCCCGTTCCCAAGTTATACaaattatcttttttctccttgttttagACAAGCAATTTATGATGCATTTGACCGCTTTCTTCAGAAATACGCAGTTTAAAACTCTTCATAATGTATTCAAACTGTTCTCATCTTCCACTTACTGGAACTCATATTTGGAAAAGAAGCCTCGTGCAACATTGAGAAGATGATCACTGATTTTGACCAATTTAGGTAACAATTATCAAAAATGGTAAAGTACCAGCACTAATTCCATTTCAAACAGATGCCATTCTGACACGCTTGCTTCAGCTTTACCCGTGAAAAACAAATGGCAGTATTTGTTAGTGCATGAATGATTCATGTACTTCCTGTTTAATCACATTGTGTGTTCCTTTAATTCTGAATAAATTCTGGATTGTGTATCTGTTGAAAACAGACCACTCTAAgtattgaaagaatgtaaaatttGCTGTTGGGCCAAGGTGCTCTTGCGTTcagtatttttctggtttgttccAGGTACCTCTTGCTTCCTCATCTCCTTGCTATCCCTATTGTGTTGTAGAATGGCTATGCCAGCACTCAGCCTCTTGTATTTGtcactgatttttctcttattaCAAATTGAAAATGAGCTATAGtagaaaaggcagcaaaaagaGACTTTCAAAGTTCAATGAAGAATGAGAGAGGTATTCTCATTCAATGAGTTTGAGATTTTTCTGCCACTGAATTAAATGGTGCCGATCTGAAAGAATCATGTAGCAGTTTGTTGAACAGTTACACAAGACCGAAATAAGTGAAAATGGAGTGTCTAGTAATTAATTGTTTACATGCATTTGATTGGATAACATGAActtcttctggatttttttttttcttttagaatatgagaggaaataaaaatataatattttttatttagaagcAGTGTCACAAAGAGTCTGATTCTAAGCAGTAAAGTCAACAACAGATTACATGGTGCTATAAAGACCTGTTTTTTAGGTCCTTTTTAAAGTGTACTCAGTGCTGAAttgcaaaatacagtttcaCAATAACATTAAACATGCATGTGAGACTAAGGGTTATCAAAACAGTTAAGTTAGCtccttatttttaaacacttttttttttaattgggtgggaaataaaagaaaaattatatttaataaaacaCGAAGTCTATTGTTCCATCCTTTGGGGATCAAAAGTGCCAACAAATTACAGTAGAATGAAAGGTTGTCGTGCATCAGCTGTCACATCTTATTTCATGGTAATCTCCTGTAACATTCTTTTAAAGCTAGTTTGCAGAGAAGTTGCAAACTGAAACACTTCAGTATTAATTTTAATACTGTAATGACCAGTtgcacagaaacaaacacatcTAGCCATTTCTTGGGGTATGTGACTCCCACACATTTCAAATCAAAGCAGTTCATTGATTTCTGTGATTTAGTGTGAGGGGATTTAATAGACAAAGTATGCAAACTCAGTTTGCATAAATATATTCTCTTGAATTTTAGTCTGGCAGACAGGACTAGTGTCTGGGAAGAAAACATGGTTCACTCAAAGATCAGATAAGTTCAGGTAAAACTGAGCTGCAACAATTTGTAATAACCCAAATTATTTAACATACAAATttactgaaaatgcagaagaagTTACATTCTGTTGGAAGTTAAGTTGCTTCTTTCAAGTGTTTCTCTCATAATTTCTTTACACATTTTTGGGGTTTATATATATTAGGAGCAAGTGTGAAGTGACTAGCACGTTTAAATATAGTAAAACACAATGTTGGAAGGTTAAGAATCAAACGTAAGTAAGCTTACAAATTTAAAACTGAAGACTTGAATACTATACTAAAAGATTTGTGGGGTTTATGTTTTACAAGCTCATTCATCTACTGATGGTGTTTTACAAGACCATTGTCTGCTGTTCACCAGCTTGTTTAGATCTCACATTGTAAATGTATTTGTGTGCTTtatgttctgtttctgttgcaGCTATGAGAAAAGGAGATAACTGATGGCAAGGGAAAGGCATGGATAGGTGGAAAAGATAGATTTTGTAAGGAGAGGAGTAAGCACAAAACCCATCAACTTCTCTACACTACAAAAGTATAACAtgcaaagtaaatattttcaaagcGCACAATACTAGGAATCACACAACTGATGGGAACTTGACATCCTGGGGTTAGTGTTGTGATGATATTACTAACAAGGTTTAAATTGCCAAAAGGGCGTGCAATTCACAGAACCAGATTTATGCTAAGGCAGCTCCTGCTTGTGGGAGTGTCTTTTGGGATAAGTAGTGAAAAACTATTCTCTGAGAAGAATGAGAAATCACACTTGTTATGTGACTGAAGTAATGTTGCCAAATATGAAAGCCTGGTAAGAAGCATTTAAGAAATTTCTCAGGTTAGAATAAcaataaagggaaaaatgagCTCTATGGTCTATTCGTGCAGTCATCGGACACGGGAAGCTTTTAGCTGGTCTGGGAAGGGGGGAATATTGCTGTGTAAACGTTTTTAACCTTTGGAAAATTGACTTTTTAAACCAGATTTTAAGATTAAATCCTAAGAAAACATAACTGTTAATCCACTTTGATGTTGAATGAGAATGTGATTTTTAATACAGCAATTGCATGAGAAAAATGTTGGAATAAAGTTCTTGCACTAAATCCAAAGAGCAGGTAAGCCATCCTGTATGTCTTGAATCTATTGTAAAACTGGCCTTGATCATTTTTGTTTGAAtgtttttcaataaaaaaaattactaaaacgAACAAACCAggtgtgattattttttttttct
The sequence above is a segment of the Lathamus discolor isolate bLatDis1 chromosome 1, bLatDis1.hap1, whole genome shotgun sequence genome. Coding sequences within it:
- the ABHD18 gene encoding protein ABHD18 isoform X2 produces the protein MGGALVLESAALLHWLEREGYGPLGMTGISMGGHMASLAVTNWPKPLPLIPCLSWSTASAVFTTGVLSKAVNWRELEKQYFTQTVYEEEIIQMLEYCGTDSFKMGQDFVKNFPDSVDSLKDVDITSRMFNLDSSSKTVSKEAVHSFTTSTLSASSERLLAQDAPKMQCINQTFSTSSNSNKNLTSSQEHRISKRRKSDTLQRESLRFMKGVMDECTHVANFSVPVDPSLIIVVQAKEDAYIPRTGVRSLQEIWPGCEIRYLDGGHVSAYLFKQGLFR
- the ABHD18 gene encoding protein ABHD18 isoform X1; its protein translation is MGGALVLESAALLHWLEREGYGPLGMTGISMGGHMASLAVTNWPKPLPLIPCLSWSTASAVFTTGVLSKAVNWRELEKQYFTQTVYEEEIIQMLEYCGTDSFKMGQDFVKNFPDSVDSLKDVDITSRMFNLDSSSKTVSKEAVHSFTTSTLSASSERLLAQDAPKMQCINQTFSTSSNSNKNLTSSQEHRISKRRKSDTLQRESLRFMKGVMDECTHVANFSVPVDPSLIIVVQAKEDAYIPRTGVRSLQEIWPGCEIRYLDGGHVSAYLFKQGLFRQAIYDAFDRFLQKYAV